DNA from Plasmodium yoelii strain 17X genome assembly, chromosome: 13:
TTAAATCTTCATCAATTTCATCTTctaaatcatttttattttcttttgtatcttttataaatgtgaatatattattaaagttttcaaaaaaagaattaaatatatcattttttgaaacttcattattatttcttaagtttacattatatttatcatcatCTTTTTTAACAGATCCAAAATTGTTAGGCATGTTATTTTTGGTCGACATCGCTATCTGTTCCATTGTGTcgattcaaaaaaaaatatgaatttgataataatataaaacgaTATAATAAATGGTTATTGAggtattacatatatatacacacacatattcatgtgtgtatatatacgATTAAAGTTTGAACAAATTTTATCTCAAATATTTGAGACCAATCTGTATATAGGTATTTTTGTCGTCTTTTAGCTTTTAtgttcttttttatattttaagtcatcatatttttttataaacaaaaatatactCACCACTTGaataacgaaaaaaaatatattttttgctggcttaaaattatatgaacaaaaaatgcataaatattatatccTCACATATATGCTAATGTATTTTCTGTTTTCAGTAATAATTCACATATATGCGATATAAACGCGATAATGCAAACTCATATTCAGTACTAACATTCCtttatatatgcaatttttataaattattttcaaaaaaattatatattttgtattgaaaaaataattagcattaaaaaagaaaaaataatataaatgaataaatgaaaatataaataatgataacaaaaaaataataataaatgtctaaaaaaggaaaaatgtAATTAAACAGTGATAAATCATGGAAATGCAAAGTCAtaaggaaaaaaattaaataattaatcacaccataaaacaaaataaaatgtataaaatggattaaattaaaagaagatactttttaatttttattaatatattttttctcattttcaATGTGAGAACATGCACTTTAAATTTGTTCGTCATTATTATagtgtaaaatatttttgtggaacttaaaatttgcataaaaaatattattttatttatttttttttgtaaacaaaatatatttatataaattataattcgagtttaaataaaaaaatttaaccACTCCCATTTTAGTGTAaaactaatatattttatatgattgtttttcttttctttttttacagCCACTATACTATTTTTATGCTGTTGCtatcaataatattttatatataataagagCAAACATAATATgccaatattttatattttttgtgtttagtaaaaatggaaaaatgtTTATACTCGTAAAGtatcattaataaataacTCCTTGTAcgtttgtaaaaaataactataatTTACCATCAAtcctaaaaaataaaatagccaaattaaaaaaatgtatctCTTATTCAGACGGaacatttaaaatatatatatatatatatatatatatatatatatatatatatatatatatatatatatatgtgcgcATCCTtgcattcattttttttaagtatgCTATACTAGTGTTTGCGCATGTGTACGCATATATGCcatatatgcaatatttaTGTGAATGTTTccgaaaaatatgaaaaaaaaattgtataatttAGTTCTTAAAAGAAGTTACACACGTAGTGGCGGTTTAAGAAAACCACAAAAAGTAACAAATGATCCAGAAAGTATTAATAGAAAGGTTTATTGGTGTTTTGAACATAAACCTGTTAGGAGGACtgtaattaatttaatattttcccataatgaattaaaaaactTTTCAACTCTTTTAAGAAATACAAATGGttactttttaattttctatTCTTCAATTTAGTCTAATAAATCTGTACCAATATTCAACCTACACCTCCGCTAGTGTGTGCAACGTTATTTTGTTCTTATTTGTTCTTATGtattcttatatatttttatttatttattcttatttttttttttattttattttttttttattttattttttttttttttttagctagCTCATCGCTAATTCACGAGCTGTCATTGGAAGGGCCTTATACGGGATTTCTTCCATCAGACGAAGCCTTAAATTTATTGAGTACAAAtagtttaaataaattatataaagatgataataaaatgtctGAGTTTGTTTTAAATCATTTTACTAAAGGTCTGTGGATGTATAGAGATTTATATGGCTCATCCTATCAGCCAGTTAGTAAACGAaacttattaaaaaaattattaccaTGCAATACTATTTACATATTCATATGAAcagcaatatatttttatgaatttttttttcacatttttccACTTTTCACATTTTCAGTGGCTAATgtataatgaaaaaagagAGGCCCCAGAAAAAATACAAACTTTAGTAAATAACGAcataattgtaaaaatagaaggggaatttaaaaattgtgatcattctatatatttaaatgaagCAAAAATTATAAGACCCAATATGAAATGTCATAATGGCATAATTCATATCATAGATAAGCCAATAATTTTTTAGTACTATTTAAATGAAACTTTTCCATATGTTAATTtagtaaatataattaaataatccaattttaatataattattttttacacatttttcatacattttttgtacattttttgtacatttttttacatttttttacatttttttacatttttttacattttttacgCCCTTTATAATGtctatttattttcattttaaagGAAACTAATTTGTTCTTTTGGGGACTATATATGttcatacatatttttattattactaactttaaatttataaaacaaaaaaatgaaaaaaaaaaaaataactatatatagtaaaaataaccacatatagtaaaaataaccacatatagtaaaaataacCATATATAGCAAAAATAACAATGACAAACACGAAATGCTGAATTATCAAATTCAGAAATTAAATATCAGCATATTCCATGCAACAcattttaaatgaaaaattaaggAATGTATTTAAAAGTGCTAATTAGGAATACATTTTAATTaactatataaataaaaaaataaaataacgcGATAAATACGCAAAATTAAGCACATAAACAATGTTCATATTTTCCCTAAGGGTTATTATGTCTAATagttttaaaatattcaaCCAATACTGAATTAGGATTCATTCCATTTGTTTTTACAAGTTttatttcaaataaatttGGCCAAAACTTACCAGTTACCAATAAATTCGGAAGGGCTTCTTTACTATTTACCGGATTTATTGCTATTCCGTTTAAGAAGGATTCCCTATTTCTTTCCGTCTTTTgctataaaataaataaaaaatttaattgtgcacatgtatatgtatgtgcACGTTGTTTGCTCCATTTGATGTGCTTCAAATGTGGGAATATATTAAAACGGTGCAAATAGTGAAACGgtgcaaaaaataattatgcatattatattgttacCTTATTTGTGTTTTGGTCAATTAAACCACTAAGGTTAATTATCTTGAGACATGATCCTCTAGAAATATCAATTTCTATTACTAAATTTGTCATAAATATGTTAGCataaattgttttttcttGTAAATGGTATTCTAATTCGTTAATATGTTTGATAGTAAATCCAGCACAtgttactttttttttgttaattatatttattttatttgtttttttaaaattgtttgGAATCTCTAATTCGTATAAAAATTCACTTCCTGATGTAGTCCAtaatttttgataatttgcaaatttaccattttttaaatcttctATAGAATGTATAGGATCTAAATTTGATGTTAATCCATATCCGTTTAAATCATGTTCAAATGTGttatataattcaaatgTATTATAATCAAATACTAATATTGTGTTTtctttatatgttaatacaaatataaattttcgATATGTTTCTGGTTCTACAACTAATGCTATTCCTTCAGCAAAATAGTTATttgttaaattataataacgTTCAGTAGCTCCTGTATTTAGTTTAAATTTCCTTAAATAGCTAACTGCATATAATCCAGATGATTCTATTAATGTATTCCcatctatatataataaacctTGCGTAAAAGGgtgattatttatatatctttGATGTATTATCGAATCAACATTTGCTTGCTTCCCAATTATTGGATCATGGATAtggttatatttatttattatctcGTATGAATAAATTCCTATATCAATAGGATAATTACTATTCCcatttaaaacaaaatgaagaatTAACAGAACCGTAGCAGCAATTAgcatacatattattatcacaaGGATCACGACCCTTTTTAGAGATCTACGAAGACACattgtaaaattatttttttatgttaaaaacatatattattttaaggCTATATCTACATGCACatgtatattatacatacatatatacatacatatatatacatacatatatatattaaaatgttaaatGAATACAAATGAGtgtaaaattatacaaaattatacaaatttacatatattataatatgaccacaaaattatatatacatgttacTGTGTATATGCACACAACTGATAAACACACATAATTATACAATCAACCAAATATTTCCataattcaattttttattttttaaaacgataaagaaaattaaaGAGAGACccttaaataaatttatgcaTGTTCTCATTATAAATCAAAATGTAATTAAACAAATGAGTTgtcaaattaataaatatattcataaataatatgtgATAAAacgttttttaaaaaaaaaaaaaacaaacttgtaaaaaatgaaccacaattatgataaattgtaaaaaataagcacagattttcaatttttattttcaatttttattttttattttttgttttttttttaaatgaacCCAGTTACACACATGTCttgttttaattataatataatttgataaaCAAATGGTGAGATGctctataattttttttctcattttcttataaatatgtctatatatatatgtgcatacAAAAAAATGGCATTGATCAGGGCcactaattttaatttagTGGTACAGTTACAAAAAAAAGgtaaatcaaataaaaaataaattagcaTGTACacaacaaataaatatgtctatacaatatatatatatatatatacgctgacattttttcacatttcttcacattttttcacatttttataacctttttttttttacaagaCTATTTTCCCGAATAATATGGgtagctattttttttcttgcaACTAATTTATTTGCcatatttttcaataattttgTTTGACTCTCcccttattttttttttggggtGTGGTGGGATATTGGCTTACACTTATTTGGcacacataaaaaaaaaaaaagaaataaaaagtttattatatataaatatattcaaatacATTACAGTAATTAATTCAAGGAAAAGGAacttgttttattttattttattttatttcattttattttatttcattttttaattgtcacatcatttgtttataaaaataagtttAACACAGGcaaatatttaatacataatgtgtatatataatatgtccatagttatttttttatacatataacaaaactgaaacaaattatttatttttacatttatttttacatttatttttacatttatttttatacttatttttaattatttttatacttattttttatatttatttaaagtGCTCGGAAATTGTGGTAACtcgttttatttttgtatgcgaaatatatttatataaatatgcaaacatttattttacaattttaattaatatatgttaacatttttttaagcCCGTCTCAAATGTATATTAGTTTATTTTACCCTGTTCCCCCTTATTTTACATtccatataaataaaaaaataaaataaataaaataaaataaaaaaataaaaaaatacaagtaTCCTTATATATGTACAATTGTGAACAACtgaaagaaaaaatacaCCAAGCCCATATAGGGAACAAAAGGAAATtcttccaaaaaaaaaaaaaaaaaaaaaaaaaaaaaatacggTTTAGAAAAAATGTACTAGCTATAGTAAAAACATTTAATTCCCCCCTTTCATTAAAttgtaattatatttatttatccatTGTGTCAGATAatcttattaaatatatattttacgaaaaaaaaatatttatttaaaaaatgaaaaatttattattaaattattatgccAAAATAAAGCATTTTTTAagtattaaattatatatgagAAATGTATTAGTGGTGGTATTATTTTTCTATGCATAGGGATAAAAGTGATATGACAATTTTTTccgtatatttttatgaatacctctttattatatttaaaaacttaaaattattattttatactaagtaaaatacatataaaaaattactctttaaaatatatatatttaacaatttacacttattttttttatgataaaataatacattttattaatttattttacagaatattttatttgtttactAAATGGACTTGCCTTTTAAGGCTGATTTGGTCTATAtacttaaatatatatgcatattaaaatatatagggttttatttatattttttttgaagataaataatataaggcaatataataataagtatattaatttaaaggtcggttattccatattttctatatatatcaccaatttttttaacaaaatttattattttcatatgcATTATATgaggatatatataataatatattatattagcttcttaaatttttaatatcttcTCCAAATTAccaaatattatttttccggcttttttttttttcttaaggGCAATTCCCACCTTTAACACAACATACGTATTAAAActgtatgtatattatatatgtatacataatttttttttattatttttaatttttttttctataagaaaaaatatattaataactTTTGAAAAAAGAGGATATTCTATATACCATATTATATaatgcataaaatatataataaatacaatCTGTGCATATatagcaaaaaaaaacaaattgtaagaaaaattattactttgtaaaaaaaaaataagaacaATATTcttgtaaataaaaaaaaaaaattaataaaataatgaataataataataatcctatgtaaatttacaaaattaaaaaaaaaaaacaaataaattaatggtttttataatatttgtaaaataaacaacaaattttattaaatacaaaaaaacataagtattttaaaaaaaactaacATTATAATACTATAAAAATCGAAAACAATGGAAggtaatatttaaattttattttttcatttcatcCATAACCTATTTTAAACTTATATTTCtgtgttttattatttaatccatacttttgtaaaattaataatttttattattatatagataTTAATATTTCGTATTTATAATACCTTATGTTTGTATCATATACCAGCatacatattaatttattatgttatatatatatcatgcttatatattaatgtgtgctattatatattatgaataaagaaaaaaagaaaattttaaatacatAACAGTTCTGagataatattatatttaatttttacgAAACTCATATACACATACTTTTTCCTTAAATAACAGATAGAGGAGGCTTTTCAAGAGGTTTTGGAAGAGGTGCTAGGGGAGCTAGAGGTGTTAGAGGAAGAGGAAGAGGAaggtaaaaataatttttatactcatatattatgtactattcatattattttatatcatGTACATAAATATCTTACATTTATAAATGAACACAGCTAGCTTTTAtactttatttaaaaaaaaatatatgaacagTTAATGtaaattttcatattatttaaaaaatttatagaGGAAGAGGGTCAGCAGAagatgatttaaaaaactgGGTACCAGTAACAAAATTAGGAAGATTAGTAAAAGAAGGAAAAATATCATCAAttgaagaaatatatttacattcaTTACCAATTAAAGAATATCAAAttattgattattttttccaaCCAAATGAATGTGCACACCCATTAAAAGATGACGTTGTAAAAATTATGCCTGTACAAAAACAAACACGTGCAGGTCAAAGAACACGATTTAAAGCTTTTGTAGCAATTGGTGATGGAAATGGACATTGTGGTTTAGGAGTAAAATGTGCAAAAGAAGTTGCTACTGCTATAAGAGGAGCTATAATTGCAGCAAAACTTTCTTTAATACCAGTTAGAAGAGGTTATTGGGGTAATAAAATTGGAGATCCACACACAGTACCTATGAAAGTTTCAGGAAAATGTGGTAGTGTTCGTATTCGTTTAATACCAGCCCCAAGAGGTACACAAATTGTCGGTGCACcaacaacaaaaaaaatgttaaattttGCCGGAATTAAAGATTGTTTTTCATCTTCTTGTGGAAAAACTAAAACTAGGGGAAACTTTTTAAGAGTAtgaaaaatgcaaaaaatgcagaaaatgcagaaaatgcaaaaaatgcagaaaatgcaaaaaatgcagaaaatgcaaaaaatgcagaaaatgcaaaaaatgcagaaaatgcaaaaaaaaatccccaaattatatacatatttatgctaatttttttttttttttttcataggCTATCTTCAATGCTTTGAGTAAAACATACGGATATTTAACCCCAGATTTATGGAAAGTAACCAAATTCGACAAATCGCCATATGAAGAATGGTCTGATTTTCTTGAAACATATCAAAATGTAAAAGGAATTAAAACCATGATTTAATCATagaataaaacatatatatatgtagcTAAGTAGGAATATTAATGAATCATATGTACATTATTTTAATAGTAACTGCGCCATTTATGTGAATTCTGaacatttttgttattatgttatttatcttatatatatctatatataatatttttttatttaaataattaatattatgattttacttagtttttaaaacatataataaaaaaaaaacgaaaaacaactaattatataaagtaaaatttaaaaaaaaacatttttaaaacacAAATTATTTATCTGAAATGTTGACAAAATTGTTTTGtccatatttatatgtatacaaaattattaaatacttTTTATaccaaatgaaaaaattatataatcccatattgtcttaaaaaaaaaattcaattttatttaagaataaaaaataacgtCTTAATgtgtttatttatatattattgataaaacaaaataatgttaattatataaattgaagtgggaaaataaaaaataatttatatcaattttatcataataaaTAACCACGAActtgtttaattatattctatttttattatatttttttcatctctTTATTACATAATTGTTAATTTTCTTGGAACATCATTCactaaatttttttcataccATTCCTTACCAaatttttctatttcatTTTCGAATGTTTCcctatataatttaaaaaaataaaaaataacaataaatatgTTCAAATGTATGACCAATGCaggtaaataaataaatgaatatgcATATGTCCTTAATTATCAagtttaacatttttataatatttattacgTTTCATCATCTCGGTTTTCTTTGGTTTGCTCAACTTTGGCATTCATTTCTTGTATCCTTTTCTTAAGCAACTCCTTAAATGGGTCTGGAAAGTAAGAAAGGTAGAAAATGAAAAGtaataaaagtaataaaagtaataaaagtaataaaagtaataaaagtaataaaagtaataaaagtaataaaaataaaaacaaaaatatggCAGCATGGTGTGATCATAATACAGCGAGGGTGTACCCACGCAATGCCCATCATGTCACACATGTTTAAGAACAAACTGAATCCATATACCGTTTTACTGCCATACCGTTTTActatcaaaatatttattattttttttcttattcaCTTTTCCTACCTTTTCTATGCTCCGTCTTTTCAATTTTGTCATCTTCTATATCTAAATCAAATGGCTTTATCGTTTCCTTTGTTGTAAAGggattataatttaaatcgttttcatcattttgaatatttgtGTCtaataatttctttttttgggTGGTAACATTATTTTggttttttgttttttttgttgctttattcattttgtccctttttaaaaaataactaaaaaataaatcattttatttattatatatattattattattattcttttataaagaacttttaatatcttttttcaatcttattttattttaaatatggaTATCCTCATGTTATTGTTATaactttattaaataaaaatcaagGGAAGTAAATTGGTAATATTCAAATTGGTAATATTCAAATTGGTAATTATTCAAattgcattattttttttatttttttttatttttttttttttttttttttttttatttttttttacctaTTACTTttgtttccatttttttatctacaAACGTATGATGATATGCAAGAGtatataatgcatatatatgcaattgccctttttcttaatttattatttattacctTTAtgtttatcatatatatatataactaatatatgttatatatatattaatatttttttaccgATAATATTCAATTTTGAGATCGTTTTTAATCATATACGTATTTATATATCCATAAACAATAAtcataaattaaaaacatac
Protein-coding regions in this window:
- a CDS encoding heme detoxification protein, putative, which translates into the protein MFPKNMKKKLYNLVLKRSYTRSGGLRKPQKVTNDPESINRKVYWCFEHKPVRRTVINLIFSHNELKNFSTLLRNTNASSSLIHELSLEGPYTGFLPSDEALNLLSTNSLNKLYKDDNKMSEFVLNHFTKGLWMYRDLYGSSYQPWLMYNEKREAPEKIQTLVNNDIIVKIEGEFKNCDHSIYLNEAKIIRPNMKCHNGIIHIIDKPIIF
- a CDS encoding glutaminyl-peptide cyclotransferase, putative, giving the protein MANKLVARKKIATHIIRENSLVKKKRSLKRVVILVIIICMLIAATVLLILHFVLNGNSNYPIDIGIYSYEIINKYNHIHDPIIGKQANVDSIIHQRYINNHPFTQGLLYIDGNTLIESSGLYAVSYLRKFKLNTGATERYYNLTNNYFAEGIALVVEPETYRKFIFVLTYKENTILVFDYNTFELYNTFEHDLNGYGLTSNLDPIHSIEDLKNGKFANYQKLWTTSGSEFLYELEIPNNFKKTNKINIINKKKVTCAGFTIKHINELEYHLQEKTIYANIFMTNLVIEIDISRGSCLKIINLSGLIDQNTNKQKTERNRESFLNGIAINPVNSKEALPNLLVTGKFWPNLFEIKLVKTNGMNPNSVLVEYFKTIRHNNP
- a CDS encoding 40S ribosomal protein S5, putative produces the protein MEDRGGFSRGFGRGARGARGVRGRGRGRGRGSAEDDLKNWVPVTKLGRLVKEGKISSIEEIYLHSLPIKEYQIIDYFFQPNECAHPLKDDVVKIMPVQKQTRAGQRTRFKAFVAIGDGNGHCGLGVKCAKEVATAIRGAIIAAKLSLIPVRRGYWGNKIGDPHTVPMKVSGKCGSVRIRLIPAPRGTQIVGAPTTKKMLNFAGIKDCFSSSCGKTKTRGNFLRAIFNALSKTYGYLTPDLWKVTKFDKSPYEEWSDFLETYQNVKGIKTMI